From Pseudobdellovibrionaceae bacterium, a single genomic window includes:
- a CDS encoding pyridoxal phosphate-dependent aminotransferase, producing the protein MSIQLSKRAQQLKESATLALAAKAKELQSQGIDILSLTVGEPDWPTVSAAAQEAVLAIEEGKTRYTPAAGNVSLRTVIAEQFNQQFKTDYNANNVSVATGAKYSLFSAFQSLLDEGDEVILPNPFWVSYPDMIELCGGKAVTADVQDISMSPEKQEAFKKSFSKKTKILLLNSPNNPSGLVLSVEDLKFMASVVQEHPSVFIICDDIYNLLMLDGSERAPHLLDIAPELKDRILSINGASKSYAMTGWRMGWGVGPLFIIKAMSSFQSQSTGCPNSIAQSAVEAALKKSAPDVETAKSLLKARSELFIRELEKVPHISFVKPQGAFYLWLDVSYYLQKKSWNSDQFCKALLEDQQLVIVPGGSFGQDDYVRLSFAVDEKTILRSVERLHKFLQSL; encoded by the coding sequence ATGTCTATTCAGCTTTCTAAAAGAGCCCAACAATTAAAAGAGTCTGCAACATTAGCCCTAGCGGCCAAAGCCAAAGAGCTTCAATCTCAGGGGATAGACATCTTATCTTTAACTGTGGGGGAGCCTGATTGGCCCACAGTTAGTGCAGCCGCACAGGAGGCCGTACTTGCCATTGAGGAAGGGAAGACACGTTATACACCCGCAGCAGGAAATGTGAGTTTAAGAACAGTCATTGCCGAACAGTTCAATCAACAGTTTAAAACAGATTATAATGCAAACAACGTGAGTGTCGCTACAGGAGCTAAATATAGTCTATTTTCTGCCTTCCAATCTTTATTGGATGAGGGTGATGAAGTGATTCTCCCGAATCCTTTTTGGGTGAGTTATCCAGATATGATCGAGCTGTGTGGTGGAAAGGCCGTGACCGCAGATGTGCAAGACATTTCTATGAGCCCAGAAAAGCAAGAGGCTTTTAAGAAGAGCTTTAGCAAAAAGACAAAAATTTTATTACTTAACAGTCCCAATAATCCTTCAGGCTTGGTTTTAAGTGTTGAAGATTTAAAGTTTATGGCGTCAGTGGTGCAAGAGCATCCGTCTGTATTTATTATTTGCGATGATATTTATAACTTGCTTATGTTGGATGGCTCTGAGCGCGCACCACATTTGCTAGATATAGCTCCTGAGCTTAAGGATCGTATTTTAAGTATCAACGGGGCTTCTAAATCTTATGCGATGACAGGATGGAGAATGGGATGGGGAGTGGGCCCTTTATTTATCATTAAAGCTATGTCGAGCTTTCAAAGCCAGTCCACAGGTTGTCCCAACTCTATTGCCCAATCCGCAGTCGAGGCGGCCCTTAAAAAATCTGCTCCCGATGTAGAGACGGCCAAATCTTTATTAAAAGCAAGAAGTGAACTGTTCATCCGCGAACTTGAAAAGGTCCCACATATCTCTTTTGTGAAGCCCCAAGGAGCTTTTTATCTTTGGTTAGACGTGTCTTATTATTTACAAAAGAAATCTTGGAACAGCGATCAGTTTTGCAAGGCTTTATTAGAGGACCAGCAACTGGTCATTGTGCCAGGTGGGTCCTTTGGGCAGGACGATTATGTGCGATTGAGCTTCGCTGTGGATGAAAAAACCATCCTTAGGTCTGTAGAGAGGTTACATAAGTTTCTGCAATCGTTATAA
- the coaD gene encoding pantetheine-phosphate adenylyltransferase has translation MKAVYPGSFDPMTLGHLDIIERAARTFSRLTVLVSTSYEKEAFFTPKERVEMIRASIQHLDNVDVDIWTGLTIHYLEQKDLKLMVRGVRSSSDFIQEQTLSNINRQVNDNIDTVLFCCRPEYRDVSSRSIKELAHFKGPYQKFVTPVVSAFFDKKLNSVKE, from the coding sequence ATGAAGGCCGTATATCCAGGAAGTTTTGATCCCATGACTTTAGGGCATTTGGACATCATCGAAAGAGCTGCGCGCACCTTTTCGCGTCTGACAGTGTTGGTGTCTACCTCTTATGAAAAAGAGGCTTTTTTTACTCCCAAAGAGCGGGTGGAGATGATCCGTGCTTCGATTCAACATCTGGACAATGTGGATGTGGACATTTGGACGGGCTTAACTATTCATTATCTGGAACAGAAGGATTTGAAACTTATGGTTCGTGGAGTCAGGTCTTCTTCAGATTTCATTCAAGAACAGACTTTGTCTAATATAAATCGCCAAGTTAATGATAATATAGATACTGTGCTTTTTTGCTGTCGACCTGAATATCGAGATGTCTCTTCGCGATCCATCAAAGAGCTTGCGCATTTTAAAGGTCCATATCAAAAATTTGTAACACCTGTTGTGAGTGCGTTCTTTGATAAAAAACTTAACAGTGTAAAGGAATAA
- the rsmD gene encoding 16S rRNA (guanine(966)-N(2))-methyltransferase RsmD: MRIISGKYRGHKLVAFDAANIRPTTDRVKEDIFNLMAMYVDGAKVLDLFSGTGSLGLEALSRGCEHVDFVDSHIKSIQILKENIHKLKVPAESYKIIKSDALKFIQKNPIDYDLILIDPPFTKTMADEVMTALGQADLGPFKFICIESTKHEKIEDQYGDVIRLYKRKSYGDKHLSVYKHKEDL, translated from the coding sequence GTGAGGATCATTTCTGGAAAATATAGAGGGCACAAGCTAGTTGCTTTTGATGCTGCAAATATTCGTCCCACAACAGATAGGGTGAAAGAGGACATTTTTAACCTTATGGCGATGTATGTGGATGGCGCTAAGGTGTTGGATCTTTTTTCGGGGACAGGTTCTTTGGGGCTGGAGGCTCTCTCAAGGGGCTGTGAGCATGTGGACTTTGTAGATTCACATATCAAGTCCATCCAGATTCTTAAGGAAAATATCCATAAGCTTAAAGTGCCTGCTGAGAGCTATAAAATTATAAAGTCTGATGCTTTAAAATTTATTCAAAAAAATCCTATAGATTACGATCTTATTTTGATAGATCCTCCTTTTACTAAAACCATGGCAGATGAGGTGATGACGGCGTTAGGGCAAGCGGACCTTGGCCCGTTTAAGTTTATATGTATCGAGTCTACTAAGCATGAAAAGATTGAAGATCAATATGGTGATGTTATAAGGCTCTATAAAAGAAAGTCATACGGAGACAAACATCTCTCTGTATACAAACATAAAGAGGACTTATGA
- a CDS encoding response regulator, whose product MKILIADDELLIRKTLHKVFERQGHEVQSVADGDEALQLWPDFQPQLVILDVLMPNVGGVEVLEKIKELGFLDSKNLAVVMISAYSAGGTKEDFILKGATDFVRKPFDDVYDFAKHCLDLVKEPS is encoded by the coding sequence TTGAAGATTTTAATTGCTGACGATGAACTTTTGATCCGTAAAACTTTGCATAAAGTTTTTGAACGCCAAGGACATGAAGTGCAGTCGGTGGCCGATGGAGATGAGGCTTTGCAACTGTGGCCAGATTTCCAACCACAACTCGTGATATTAGACGTACTTATGCCTAATGTCGGAGGCGTTGAGGTTTTGGAAAAGATCAAGGAGTTGGGCTTTTTAGATTCTAAAAATTTGGCTGTAGTTATGATTTCAGCGTATTCTGCTGGGGGCACTAAAGAAGACTTTATCCTTAAGGGGGCCACAGACTTTGTGCGCAAACCCTTTGACGATGTGTATGATTTTGCTAAGCATTGCCTAGACTTGGTGAAGGAGCCATCGTGA